The Sylvia atricapilla isolate bSylAtr1 chromosome 3, bSylAtr1.pri, whole genome shotgun sequence genome has a window encoding:
- the CDC42EP3 gene encoding cdc42 effector protein 3, protein MPAKTPIYLKAANNKKGKKFKLRDILSPDMISPPLGDFRHTIHIGKEGQHDVFGDISFLQGNYELLPGNEGETRVSQSGIHNEFLRANSTSESMFTETPSPVLKNAISLPAIGGSQALTLPLLSPVTFNSKQESIRSSRNPRLSCEPVIEEKLQEKDKEMEDEETYKDDIWEQNGSSSHFTNGSDSHSSSFSERCTDWQTVDLLDDSRLSCELTKTKSEESLSDLAGSLLSLQLDLGPSLLDEVLNVMDKNKS, encoded by the coding sequence ATGCCAGCCAAGACACCCATCTACTTGAAAGCTGCTAACAATaagaaggggaagaaattcAAACTAAGGGATATCTTATCTCCTGATATGATCAGTCCTCCACTTGGAGATTTTCGTCACACCATACACATTGGAAAAGAGGGACAGCATGATGTTTTCGGAGATATATCATTTTTGCAGGGCAACTATGAGCTATTGCCTGGAAATGAGGGTGAAACCAGAGTTAGCCAGTCTGGTATCCACAATGAATTCTTAAGGGCAAACAGCACTTCTGAATCCATGTTTACAGAAACTCCATCACCAGTGCTCAAAAATGCTATTTCCCTTCCTGCCATTGGGGGTTCTCAAGCCCTTACATTGCCTTTATTGTCACCAGTGACATTTAATTCAAAACAGGAATCCATCAGGTCATCCAGAAATCCTAGGCTTAGCTGTGAGCCAGTCatagaagaaaaactgcaggaGAAAGATAAAGAGATGGAGGATGAAGAAACATACAAAGATGACATATGGGAGCAAAATGGTTCTTCTTCACATTTTACTAATGGCAGCGACAGTCACTCATCCAGCTTTTCTGAACGATGCACTGATTGGCAAACAGTTGATTTACTGGATGACAGTCGGCTTTCATGTGAACTAACCAAGACAAAGTCAGAAGAATCCCTTTCAGATCTTGCAGGCTCTCTTCTCTCATTACAACTTGACTTGGGGCCCTCACTTTTGGATGAGGTCCTCAACGTAATGGACAAGAATAAATCTTAG